A genomic region of Campylobacter corcagiensis contains the following coding sequences:
- a CDS encoding MFS transporter: MKIRSVLKDLSALFVGAWFVFVGNGLILTSAGVMLKDMGISDTVIGFISSSYFLGALFGIGVGYKFTIKFGFVRSYAIFTALFAMAAILHDMSSSIIFWAILRFLLGLSYYGLIMVVENWINVRTTDDIRSRVFTIYTASFYIAFAVGVVILGIKLQTSQIFIVSVFCVLLGMIPLNLIQIKPPNLEFESSNKVEKFNIFKLAPLGALAAFFAGILVNGFLAMAGVYVLGLPNADINDASRFLFAAMIGAFLSQIFFGQLSDKLGRKYSIIISVLIGLAGGYFLMINSENFIFHRISAGLLALGVFSLYALALARANDMANSKNETAKVGAAILFIYSIGSFLGPTIMGISMEIFGVSGFIYVFFVCLVTLLIFALTQPVIPSKDRSEFIQTRPSQVVVD; encoded by the coding sequence GTGAAGATTAGAAGTGTTTTAAAAGATCTTTCTGCTTTGTTCGTAGGTGCTTGGTTTGTTTTTGTTGGAAATGGGCTAATACTTACTTCAGCTGGAGTTATGCTAAAAGATATGGGTATAAGTGATACGGTTATTGGATTTATTAGTTCTAGTTACTTTCTTGGGGCACTTTTTGGCATAGGCGTGGGGTATAAATTTACCATTAAATTTGGCTTTGTTAGGAGCTATGCTATATTTACAGCACTTTTTGCTATGGCTGCTATTTTACACGATATGAGTAGTAGTATTATTTTTTGGGCAATTTTGAGATTTTTGCTAGGATTATCATACTACGGGCTTATAATGGTAGTAGAAAACTGGATAAATGTTAGAACAACAGATGATATTCGCTCTAGAGTTTTTACTATATATACGGCTAGTTTTTACATAGCATTTGCAGTTGGAGTTGTGATTTTAGGTATCAAGTTACAAACATCACAAATTTTTATAGTATCAGTTTTTTGTGTGCTTTTAGGTATGATACCACTAAATTTAATACAGATAAAACCACCAAATTTAGAGTTTGAAAGTAGTAATAAAGTAGAAAAATTTAATATCTTTAAGCTTGCTCCACTTGGTGCTTTAGCGGCATTTTTTGCAGGAATTTTAGTAAATGGCTTTTTAGCTATGGCTGGAGTTTATGTGTTAGGACTTCCAAATGCAGATATTAATGATGCTTCAAGATTTCTGTTTGCTGCTATGATAGGGGCCTTTTTATCTCAAATATTTTTTGGTCAACTAAGTGATAAATTAGGCAGAAAATACTCTATAATCATAAGCGTTTTAATAGGACTTGCGGGCGGGTATTTTCTTATGATAAATAGTGAAAATTTCATCTTTCATAGAATTTCAGCTGGTCTGTTAGCACTTGGGGTTTTTAGTCTTTATGCTTTAGCTCTAGCAAGAGCAAACGATATGGCAAATAGCAAAAACGAAACTGCAAAAGTTGGAGCAGCTATACTTTTTATCTACTCTATCGGGTCGTTTTTAGGACCTACAATAATGGGCATAAGTATGGAAATTTTTGGTGTAAGTGGTTTTATTTATGTATTTTTTGTCTGCTTAGTTACTCTTTTAATCTTTGCTTTAACTCAGCCTGTTATTCCTTCTAAAGATAGAAGTGAGTTTATACAAACTAGACCAAGTCAGGTTGTTGTGGATTAA
- a CDS encoding AtpZ/AtpI family protein produces MKRPSINSIIRGADALSLGISLVVAVVLGFVVGYYLSKWTGIKALLWVGLGFGFAAAIANVYKFYKFQQRELHELEDDPKYAEYAKTIKKQEEDRLAMKKKMDPNYSKDDEKYGLDEWDKEDMKWEK; encoded by the coding sequence ATGAAAAGACCTAGTATAAATTCTATTATAAGAGGAGCTGATGCTTTAAGTCTTGGGATATCTTTAGTTGTAGCAGTAGTGCTTGGTTTTGTAGTTGGATACTATCTTTCAAAATGGACAGGCATTAAAGCCCTTCTTTGGGTTGGTTTAGGATTTGGATTTGCAGCTGCTATAGCAAATGTTTATAAATTTTATAAATTTCAACAACGTGAACTTCACGAACTAGAAGATGATCCAAAATATGCTGAGTATGCTAAGACTATAAAAAAGCAAGAAGAAGATAGGTTAGCAATGAAAAAGAAAATGGATCCAAACTACTCTAAAGATGATGAGAAATATGGTCTTGATGAGTGGGATAAAGAGGATATGAAGTGGGAAAAATAA
- the hemL gene encoding glutamate-1-semialdehyde 2,1-aminomutase yields MTNKEAFLEAKSVIPGGVDSPVRAFGNVGSEPFFVEKADGAYIYDVEGNKYLDFVQSWGPLIFGHCDKDIEDLVIKTAKKGLSFGASSPLETKLAKLILDDYPHLDMIRFVSSGTEATMSAIRLARGFSGKDGIIKFEGCYHGHSDSLLVKAGSGATTFGTSSSSGVPADFAKHTYLAIYNDIKSVKNLLDKNSDIGTIIIEPIAGNMGLVPSCPEFLKELREICDEKNIVLILDEVMSGYRSSSVGSFGQYGIKGDIVTFGKVIGGGMNAAAFAGKEEIMNHISPLGGVYQAGTLSGNPVAMAAGIASLSKIKNSPNLYKKLENLATKFTGGLKKIADENKIPLQVCVRGSMFGYFFTDKEVKNYDDALTSDTAKFAKFHTGMIKEGVFLAPSQFETGFICDAMSQEDIDFALSAAKKVMEKL; encoded by the coding sequence ATGACAAATAAAGAGGCGTTTTTAGAAGCAAAAAGTGTGATACCAGGCGGAGTGGACTCGCCTGTTAGGGCATTTGGCAATGTTGGAAGTGAGCCGTTTTTTGTAGAAAAAGCTGATGGGGCTTATATTTATGATGTAGAAGGAAATAAATACCTTGACTTTGTTCAAAGCTGGGGACCACTCATATTTGGGCATTGTGATAAAGATATAGAAGATTTAGTTATAAAAACTGCTAAGAAAGGCTTAAGTTTTGGAGCTTCATCACCACTTGAGACTAAGCTTGCTAAGCTTATTTTAGATGATTACCCACACCTTGATATGATACGCTTTGTAAGCAGTGGAACAGAAGCTACAATGAGTGCTATACGCCTTGCTAGAGGTTTTAGTGGTAAAGATGGAATCATAAAATTTGAAGGGTGCTATCACGGACATAGTGATAGTTTGCTTGTAAAAGCAGGAAGTGGGGCAACTACATTTGGCACTTCAAGTAGCAGTGGTGTGCCGGCTGATTTTGCAAAACATACATATTTAGCCATTTATAATGATATAAAAAGTGTGAAAAATTTACTAGATAAAAACAGTGATATAGGAACTATAATTATCGAGCCAATCGCAGGAAATATGGGTCTTGTGCCAAGTTGTCCTGAATTTTTAAAAGAGCTTCGTGAAATTTGTGATGAGAAAAATATCGTACTTATTTTAGATGAGGTTATGAGCGGATATAGATCAAGCTCGGTTGGAAGCTTTGGGCAGTACGGCATAAAAGGAGATATTGTTACATTTGGTAAGGTAATAGGTGGTGGTATGAATGCGGCTGCTTTTGCTGGTAAAGAAGAGATTATGAATCACATTAGCCCTCTTGGTGGGGTTTATCAAGCAGGTACTTTAAGTGGAAATCCAGTGGCGATGGCAGCAGGTATTGCAAGTCTAAGCAAGATAAAAAATAGTCCAAATTTATATAAAAAGCTTGAAAATTTAGCGACTAAATTTACTGGTGGCTTAAAAAAGATAGCTGATGAGAATAAAATTCCACTTCAAGTTTGCGTAAGAGGCTCTATGTTTGGGTACTTTTTCACAGATAAAGAGGTAAAAAACTATGATGATGCTCTTACTTCTGATACAGCTAAATTTGCTAAATTTCATACAGGTATGATAAAAGAGGGCGTGTTTTTAGCACCAAGTCAGTTTGAAACAGGTTTTATTTGTGATGCGATGAGCCAGGAAGATATTGATTTTGCACTTAGTGCTGCAAAAAAAGTGATGGAAAAATTATGA
- a CDS encoding c-type cytochrome, whose product MKKFGILVVILATFLAAKSFITDIEYGKMLYQNPRGIGCDKCHGKSGFGGVIAIYKEFNKTSGEKYDANLTTPNIINLTPQEFADGIMQSRGVMPSYFLTADEIVAIYKYLNKEKLNDK is encoded by the coding sequence TTGAAAAAATTTGGAATTTTGGTAGTGATTTTAGCTACTTTTTTAGCAGCCAAGAGCTTTATTACCGATATTGAGTATGGTAAAATGCTATATCAAAATCCCCGCGGAATAGGGTGCGATAAGTGCCATGGCAAGAGTGGTTTTGGAGGCGTGATAGCTATATATAAAGAGTTTAATAAAACAAGTGGCGAAAAGTATGATGCAAATTTAACTACACCAAATATCATAAATTTAACTCCACAAGAGTTTGCAGATGGTATAATGCAAAGTAGGGGCGTGATGCCAAGCTACTTTTTAACCGCTGATGAGATAGTTGCGATATACAAATACCTAAATAAGGAGAAATTAAATGACAAATAA
- the folD gene encoding bifunctional methylenetetrahydrofolate dehydrogenase/methenyltetrahydrofolate cyclohydrolase FolD, which produces MNLIDGKAISAKVKAEVKDKAVELAKKGVQPGLAVVLVGDDKASATYVASKEKACKACEIYSLAYKLPASTKEDELLNLIDELNNNDKIHGILVQLPLPKHIDTDKILEKIDPKKDVDGFSAVNVGRLVSGLEGFVPCTPLGVMRLLKEYGIDTKGKNAVVIGRSNIVGKPMANLLLNEDATVTITHSKTQNLDDITKKADIIVVAIGKPNFLTSQMVKEGAVVIDVGINRLDSGKLVGDADFEGLKDKCKFITPVPGGVGPMTIAMLLQNTVTSAQNHIERQK; this is translated from the coding sequence ATGAATTTAATAGACGGAAAAGCAATCAGTGCTAAAGTAAAAGCTGAAGTTAAAGATAAAGCAGTAGAGCTAGCAAAAAAAGGCGTACAACCAGGCTTAGCTGTAGTTTTAGTAGGAGATGATAAAGCAAGTGCTACTTATGTAGCTTCAAAAGAGAAAGCTTGTAAAGCATGCGAAATTTACTCTCTTGCTTACAAACTTCCAGCTTCCACAAAAGAAGATGAGCTTTTAAATTTAATAGATGAGCTTAATAATAACGATAAAATTCACGGCATTTTAGTCCAACTTCCACTTCCAAAGCACATTGATACAGATAAAATTTTAGAAAAAATAGACCCAAAAAAAGATGTAGATGGATTTAGTGCTGTAAATGTTGGACGACTTGTAAGCGGACTTGAAGGATTTGTGCCTTGTACTCCACTTGGCGTGATGAGGCTTTTAAAAGAGTATGGCATAGATACAAAAGGCAAAAACGCAGTAGTTATTGGCAGAAGTAACATTGTCGGAAAACCTATGGCAAATTTACTGCTTAATGAAGATGCAACAGTTACTATAACTCACAGCAAAACTCAAAATTTAGATGATATTACTAAAAAAGCAGATATCATCGTAGTTGCTATTGGCAAGCCAAATTTCTTAACTAGCCAAATGGTAAAAGAAGGTGCAGTTGTTATTGATGTAGGCATAAACCGCCTTGATAGTGGCAAACTAGTAGGAGATGCTGATTTTGAAGGACTAAAAGATAAGTGCAAATTTATAACTCCAGTACCAGGCGGTGTTGGACCGATGACAATAGCTATGCTACTTCAAAACACCGTAACATCAGCACAAAATCACATTGAAAGACAAAAATGA
- the lepB gene encoding signal peptidase I, producing MRNFLHKAYNFSSSWTGTIIIVLLVIFFFAQAFVIPSGSMKRSLLIGDFLFVKKFSYGIPTPHLPWIEIPVLPDFNGDGHIIKGKSPKRGDIVVFRYPVNEKVHFVKRNFAVGGDEVIYTVDAMYLRPNEGDEFITKNYDKSKIVTLQGRLFVKEPYSNLGISYDEKVDLLPLVLMNLAKNRLAMDPTIVPELGELRGDLPFNAFYIKVPKGEFFMIGDNRNHSDDSRFWGSVPYRLIVGKPWFIYFSWDKDKKVRWERVGRFVDTVENNPKFIYEQKD from the coding sequence ATGAGAAATTTCTTACATAAAGCTTATAATTTCTCAAGTAGCTGGACTGGTACTATTATCATAGTTTTACTTGTGATATTTTTCTTTGCTCAAGCTTTTGTCATACCAAGTGGTTCTATGAAAAGATCTCTTTTAATAGGAGATTTTCTATTTGTTAAGAAATTTAGCTATGGAATTCCTACACCGCACCTTCCTTGGATAGAAATACCAGTTTTGCCTGATTTTAATGGCGATGGACATATCATAAAAGGCAAAAGCCCTAAGCGTGGCGATATAGTTGTCTTTCGCTACCCTGTAAATGAAAAAGTACATTTTGTTAAAAGAAATTTCGCTGTAGGTGGAGATGAAGTTATATACACAGTAGATGCGATGTATCTAAGACCAAATGAAGGCGATGAGTTTATAACTAAAAATTACGATAAATCAAAAATAGTCACCCTTCAAGGCAGACTTTTCGTAAAAGAGCCATACTCAAATTTAGGCATATCTTATGATGAAAAGGTAGATTTGTTGCCATTGGTTCTTATGAATTTAGCTAAAAACCGCCTAGCAATGGATCCAACTATCGTACCTGAACTAGGAGAACTTAGAGGCGATCTACCATTTAACGCTTTTTATATAAAAGTTCCAAAAGGTGAATTTTTTATGATAGGCGATAATAGAAATCACTCTGATGATAGCCGTTTTTGGGGAAGTGTGCCTTACCGCTTAATAGTTGGAAAACCTTGGTTTATCTACTTTAGCTGGGACAAAGATAAAAAAGTAAGATGGGAAAGAGTTGGTCGCTTTGTAGACACAGTAGAAAATAATCCAAAATTTATATACGAACAAAAGGACTAG
- the rpiB gene encoding ribose 5-phosphate isomerase B yields MRVYIAGDHAAFDMKEFSKVELENLGFEVVDLGCFSKDRVDYPDFAHDLANKVLNDDGSKGVLICGTGIGISIAANRHAKIRCALCHDKETATLAREHNDANVLAYGARINSKESISEMLNAFFSTEFSGGRHTNRVAKIELGDKNE; encoded by the coding sequence ATGAGAGTTTATATAGCAGGAGATCACGCAGCCTTTGATATGAAAGAATTTTCTAAAGTTGAGCTTGAAAATTTAGGCTTTGAAGTAGTTGATCTTGGATGCTTTTCAAAAGATCGTGTTGATTATCCAGACTTTGCCCATGATTTAGCAAACAAAGTGCTAAATGATGATGGCTCAAAAGGTGTTTTGATATGTGGTACAGGCATAGGTATAAGCATAGCGGCTAATCGCCACGCTAAAATTCGCTGTGCTTTATGTCACGATAAAGAAACCGCCACTTTAGCAAGAGAGCATAACGATGCAAATGTCTTAGCGTATGGTGCTAGAATAAACTCAAAAGAATCTATATCAGAAATGCTAAATGCTTTTTTTAGCACAGAATTTAGTGGTGGTAGGCACACTAATAGAGTAGCTAAGATAGAACTAGGAGATAAAAATGAGTAA
- the apt gene encoding adenine phosphoribosyltransferase, which translates to MSKTVLNEKEKSYLLSTIRSINDFPKPGIIFRDITTLLNNRDAFNFLLDHLEERYKSYELDFITGIESRGFIFGAALAARLRVPFVPIRKPGKLPYITISQKYSLEYGVDEIEIHIDAFSNVKDAKVLLIDDLIATGGTAKASVELINLTNAKCVEACFIINLKELCGSKNLANLTKVYNVLEV; encoded by the coding sequence ATGAGTAAAACGGTCCTAAATGAAAAGGAAAAAAGCTATCTTTTAAGCACCATTAGAAGCATTAATGATTTTCCAAAGCCAGGCATTATTTTTAGAGATATTACAACTCTTTTAAATAACCGTGATGCTTTTAACTTTTTATTAGATCACCTAGAAGAGCGTTATAAATCCTACGAGCTTGATTTTATAACAGGCATTGAGAGTCGTGGCTTTATCTTTGGGGCAGCTTTGGCAGCTAGACTTAGAGTGCCATTTGTGCCTATTAGAAAACCAGGAAAACTACCATATATAACTATTTCACAAAAATATAGCTTAGAATATGGCGTTGATGAGATAGAAATTCATATCGATGCATTTTCTAATGTAAAAGATGCAAAAGTTCTTTTAATAGATGATTTAATAGCAACAGGCGGAACTGCAAAAGCTAGCGTTGAACTTATAAATTTAACAAATGCAAAATGCGTAGAAGCATGCTTTATTATAAATTTAAAAGAGTTATGTGGAAGTAAAAATTTAGCAAATTTAACCAAAGTTTATAATGTTTTAGAGGTTTAA
- a CDS encoding DedA family protein, translated as MEEFLKSLMFEYHQYAYIVLFIWCILEGELGLIFAGIMCHAGLMSIVPAILVGGAGAFVGDQFYFYIGRYNKRFILKFFEKQKRKFAVAHLMLNNYGAIIIFLQRYMYGFRIIIPMSIGLTRYDSKKYAFFNLISGYIWAGSAIVISWYFGEEIWEFVGWAEKHWYLAIPIVLAFIGLIFYGTKSIENRILNQRKERKKSAISNIKSKFRRNQS; from the coding sequence ATGGAAGAATTCCTAAAAAGTCTTATGTTTGAGTACCACCAATACGCTTATATAGTGCTTTTTATATGGTGTATTTTAGAAGGCGAATTAGGACTTATTTTTGCTGGAATTATGTGTCATGCTGGTCTTATGAGTATAGTTCCTGCTATCTTAGTTGGTGGGGCTGGAGCATTTGTAGGAGATCAGTTTTATTTTTATATTGGTCGCTACAACAAACGCTTTATACTTAAATTTTTTGAAAAACAAAAGCGAAAATTTGCTGTAGCTCACCTGATGTTAAATAACTATGGGGCTATTATTATATTTTTACAAAGATATATGTATGGCTTTAGAATCATAATACCTATGAGCATTGGACTAACTAGATATGATTCAAAAAAATATGCCTTTTTTAACCTCATAAGTGGTTATATTTGGGCTGGAAGTGCTATTGTTATTTCTTGGTATTTTGGGGAAGAAATTTGGGAATTTGTTGGCTGGGCTGAGAAGCACTGGTATCTAGCTATACCGATAGTTTTAGCTTTTATTGGGCTAATATTTTATGGCACAAAAAGTATAGAAAATAGAATTTTAAATCAAAGAAAAGAAAGGAAAAAAAGTGCAATTTCAAATATTAAATCAAAATTTAGACGAAATCAAAGCTGA
- a CDS encoding leucyl aminopeptidase, translating into MQFQILNQNLDEIKADFEAVLVVDKNLEHKFIKDDFKFYKFDGCGVLVLPEKRRIYVGVKRLDYDYLRVAMSQIYNALKGYDIKSLKIASYLCKCTKKTFQAIAEGFILGSYKFDKYKSDKKESSLDEILISTDEYNEKEIDLKKADMGLKFGKIIADATNFAKDGVNEIPNTYTPDHMAKEAQNLASNYTDVECLVYDEKFLKEQNMGAFLAVNKASIHPPRLIHLKYTPKSKPLKKIIFVGKGLTYDSGGLSLKPSNYMLTMKCDKSGALAAMGIIKGASELELPFEIHAIIGATENMIGGNAYKPDDVLISRSGTTIEVRNTDAEGRLVLADVLSYAQDFNPDLLIDMATLTGACAVGVGQFTTGLLGNNVELLREYKDSASMSGELFTIFEFNDYLRELIDSQIADVSNVSSSRYGGTTTAGLFLDKFIKDEYKDRWLHLDIAGPAYVEKAWGYNQYGASGAGVRANLYFLQNLAKELK; encoded by the coding sequence GTGCAATTTCAAATATTAAATCAAAATTTAGACGAAATCAAAGCTGATTTTGAAGCAGTTTTAGTTGTAGATAAAAATTTAGAGCATAAATTTATAAAAGATGACTTTAAATTTTATAAATTTGATGGGTGTGGAGTTTTAGTTCTACCTGAAAAAAGAAGAATTTATGTAGGTGTTAAAAGATTAGATTATGACTATTTAAGAGTTGCTATGTCGCAAATTTATAACGCTTTAAAAGGCTATGATATAAAAAGCTTAAAAATAGCAAGCTATCTTTGCAAATGTACCAAAAAGACTTTTCAAGCAATAGCTGAAGGCTTCATCTTAGGTTCATACAAATTTGATAAATACAAAAGTGATAAAAAAGAGTCTAGCTTAGATGAAATTTTAATCTCTACTGATGAGTATAATGAAAAAGAGATAGATCTTAAAAAGGCTGATATGGGGCTTAAATTTGGTAAGATTATAGCAGATGCTACTAACTTTGCAAAAGATGGTGTAAATGAAATTCCTAACACTTATACGCCAGATCATATGGCAAAAGAGGCTCAAAATCTAGCTTCAAATTATACAGATGTAGAGTGTTTAGTTTATGATGAGAAATTTCTAAAAGAGCAAAATATGGGGGCATTTTTAGCAGTTAATAAAGCTAGCATTCACCCACCTAGACTTATACATCTAAAATACACACCAAAAAGTAAACCACTTAAAAAAATCATCTTTGTTGGTAAAGGTTTGACTTATGATAGTGGCGGACTTAGCCTAAAGCCAAGCAACTATATGCTTACTATGAAGTGCGATAAAAGTGGTGCGTTAGCTGCTATGGGTATCATTAAAGGAGCAAGCGAGCTTGAACTTCCATTTGAAATTCATGCAATCATCGGCGCAACTGAAAATATGATCGGTGGTAATGCTTACAAACCTGATGATGTTTTAATCTCTCGTTCAGGCACAACTATAGAAGTAAGAAATACAGACGCTGAAGGACGCTTAGTTTTAGCTGATGTTTTAAGCTATGCGCAAGATTTTAACCCTGATTTATTAATAGACATGGCAACTCTTACAGGAGCGTGCGCTGTAGGCGTGGGGCAGTTTACAACTGGACTTTTAGGCAACAATGTAGAACTTTTAAGAGAGTATAAAGATAGTGCTAGTATGAGCGGTGAGTTATTTACGATATTTGAATTTAACGACTACTTAAGAGAGCTAATAGATAGCCAAATAGCTGATGTTAGCAATGTAAGTTCTAGTAGATACGGCGGCACTACAACAGCTGGACTTTTTTTGGATAAATTTATAAAAGATGAGTATAAAGATAGATGGCTTCACCTTGATATCGCTGGACCTGCTTATGTTGAAAAAGCGTGGGGATATAACCAATATGGCGCAAGTGGAGCTGGAGTTAGAGCTAATCTTTACTTCTTACAAAATTTAGCAAAGGAGCTTAAATAA
- the ychF gene encoding redox-regulated ATPase YchF, whose product MSLAVGIVGLPNVGKSTTFNALTKAQNAQAQNYPFCTIEPNKAIVAVPDKRLDELAKIVNPGKIQHSQVEFVDIAGLVKGASKGEGLGNKFLSNIRETELILHIVRCFDDENITHVEGSIDPLRDISIIETELILADIEQVSKKIERLNRDVKANAKGAKETLELATRLLEHLNEGKNARSFSEFDSEIFENFNRELRLLSAKDVIYGANVDEEGISTDNKYVKTLRKFADENSSTVIKLCSKIEEELIGMDESEAKEMLQSLGAEESGLDAIIKTAFYKLNLISYFTAGVVEVRSWTIKKGWKAPKAASVIHNDFEKGFIRAEVISYDDFIECGGETKAKEAGKMRLEGKDYVVNDGDVMHFRFNV is encoded by the coding sequence ATGAGCTTAGCAGTCGGTATAGTAGGACTTCCAAATGTTGGAAAATCAACAACTTTTAACGCCCTTACAAAAGCACAAAATGCTCAAGCCCAAAACTATCCATTTTGCACAATTGAGCCAAATAAAGCTATAGTTGCTGTTCCTGATAAAAGGCTTGATGAATTAGCTAAGATAGTAAATCCTGGCAAAATTCAGCACTCTCAAGTTGAGTTTGTTGATATAGCAGGTCTTGTAAAAGGCGCTAGCAAAGGCGAAGGACTTGGTAATAAATTCTTATCAAACATAAGAGAAACAGAGCTTATTTTACATATCGTAAGATGCTTTGATGATGAAAATATCACGCATGTGGAAGGCTCAATCGATCCACTTCGTGATATCTCTATCATAGAAACAGAGCTTATTCTAGCTGATATAGAACAAGTTAGCAAAAAAATAGAACGCTTAAACCGCGATGTTAAAGCAAATGCTAAAGGTGCAAAAGAGACTTTAGAACTTGCAACAAGACTCTTAGAACATCTAAATGAAGGCAAAAATGCTAGAAGTTTTAGTGAATTTGATAGTGAGATTTTTGAGAACTTTAACCGTGAGTTAAGACTTCTTTCAGCTAAAGATGTGATATATGGTGCAAATGTTGATGAAGAAGGAATTTCAACCGATAATAAGTATGTAAAAACACTTCGTAAATTCGCAGATGAAAATAGTAGCACCGTTATAAAACTATGTTCAAAGATAGAAGAAGAGCTAATCGGAATGGATGAAAGTGAAGCTAAAGAGATGCTTCAATCTCTTGGAGCAGAAGAAAGTGGGCTTGATGCGATTATAAAAACAGCTTTTTATAAGCTAAATTTAATCAGCTACTTCACAGCTGGAGTTGTAGAAGTTCGCTCATGGACCATAAAAAAAGGCTGGAAAGCCCCAAAAGCAGCAAGCGTTATACACAACGACTTTGAAAAAGGCTTTATAAGGGCTGAAGTTATATCATATGATGACTTTATAGAGTGTGGTGGCGAGACAAAGGCAAAAGAAGCTGGAAAAATGCGCCTTGAAGGTAAAGATTATGTCGTAAATGACGGCGATGTAATGCACTTTAGGTTTAATGTGTAA